One Mesorhizobium sp. J428 DNA segment encodes these proteins:
- a CDS encoding pseudoazurin, whose product MKRTFAMAAALAALLATGAAQAADHQVQMLNKGEKGTMVFQPDLIIAQPGDTVTFVPTDKSHDVQSIKDMIPEGATPFKGKPNEQVTITVDKEGVYGVKCLPHYPMGMVALIVVGKPVNLEQAKAVKQTGMAKKRFEALFAEVPAN is encoded by the coding sequence ATGAAAAGAACATTCGCAATGGCCGCCGCGCTCGCGGCGCTGCTGGCGACGGGCGCGGCGCAGGCCGCCGACCATCAGGTGCAGATGCTCAACAAGGGCGAAAAGGGAACGATGGTCTTCCAGCCCGACCTCATCATCGCCCAGCCGGGCGACACGGTCACGTTCGTCCCGACCGACAAGTCGCACGACGTACAGAGCATCAAGGACATGATCCCGGAAGGGGCGACCCCTTTCAAGGGCAAGCCGAACGAGCAGGTCACCATCACGGTCGACAAGGAAGGCGTCTACGGCGTCAAGTGCCTGCCGCACTATCCGATGGGAATGGTGGCGCTGATCGTGGTCGGCAAGCCGGTCAATCTCGAACAGGCCAAGGCCGTGAAGCAGACGGGCATGGCGAAGAAGCGCTTCGAGGCCCTGTTCGCGGAAGTGCCGGCGAACTGA
- a CDS encoding class I adenylate-forming enzyme family protein: MNVYSMLADAIRRRKDETAISYGKEKLTYGEFDLTCAAFGDWLATQGCVRGDRVLVFLKNGFEFPVLLMAIMRAGLVVVPTNAKLHPREVAWIAGDAGPKLIFTHLEHVDALDAALEGEEKPRIVAIEDFSMPRPAALASAPAEVDPDEAAWIFYTSGTTGKPKGATLSHRNLVAASVNCLADVFAFVESDRVLHVAPLSHGSGLYLIPSLARGALNIVYDRANFRPDEVFDTIAREGITAIAFVAPTMIVRFLEAAPRNDIGSLRGVIYGGATIHLEHIRAAVARFGPIFHQLYGQGESPMTIAYLPGAAHLGADDETLVSAGYVRSGVEVRILDENDRDVPPGGDGEICVRGDVVMKGYWRNSDATAKALKGGWLHTGDVGHFDSGGRLRVLDRRHDTIISGGTNIYPKEVEDVLAAHPAVREVIAFGLPDSEWGESVAVALVTEAGMTEAAVLDFCRDHLARFKKPKHVFFLEELPKNAYGKVLRRTLRERFAAGT, from the coding sequence ATGAACGTCTATTCGATGCTCGCCGACGCCATTCGTCGCCGAAAGGACGAGACTGCCATATCCTATGGTAAGGAAAAGCTTACATATGGCGAGTTCGACCTCACCTGCGCCGCGTTCGGCGACTGGCTGGCGACACAGGGTTGTGTGCGCGGCGACCGCGTGCTCGTCTTCCTGAAGAACGGCTTCGAGTTCCCCGTCCTGCTGATGGCGATCATGCGGGCGGGGCTCGTCGTCGTGCCCACCAATGCGAAGCTGCATCCCCGCGAGGTCGCCTGGATCGCGGGCGATGCCGGGCCGAAGCTGATCTTCACGCATCTGGAACATGTCGATGCCCTCGACGCAGCTCTCGAGGGAGAGGAAAAGCCCCGGATCGTCGCGATCGAGGACTTTTCAATGCCGCGGCCAGCCGCCCTGGCCTCGGCCCCCGCCGAGGTCGATCCCGACGAGGCGGCCTGGATCTTCTACACGTCCGGCACGACGGGCAAACCGAAGGGCGCGACGCTCTCGCACCGCAACCTCGTCGCCGCCTCGGTCAATTGCCTCGCCGATGTCTTCGCCTTCGTCGAGAGCGACCGCGTGCTGCATGTCGCGCCGCTGTCGCATGGCAGCGGCCTCTATCTCATCCCGTCGCTGGCGCGCGGCGCGCTCAACATCGTATACGACCGGGCCAACTTCCGCCCGGACGAAGTGTTCGACACGATCGCGCGGGAAGGGATCACCGCCATCGCCTTCGTCGCGCCGACCATGATCGTGCGTTTCCTGGAGGCCGCGCCGCGCAATGACATCGGCTCCCTGCGCGGCGTCATCTATGGCGGCGCGACGATCCATCTCGAACATATCCGCGCGGCCGTCGCGCGCTTCGGCCCGATCTTCCACCAGCTCTACGGGCAGGGGGAGTCGCCGATGACGATTGCCTACCTGCCGGGCGCCGCGCATCTCGGCGCCGACGACGAGACGCTGGTGTCCGCCGGCTATGTCCGCAGCGGCGTGGAGGTGCGCATTCTCGACGAGAACGACCGCGATGTCCCGCCCGGCGGCGACGGCGAAATCTGCGTGCGCGGCGACGTCGTGATGAAGGGTTACTGGCGCAATTCGGACGCGACCGCGAAGGCGCTGAAGGGCGGCTGGCTGCACACCGGCGACGTCGGCCATTTCGATTCAGGCGGCCGTCTGCGCGTGCTCGACCGGCGCCACGACACGATCATCTCCGGCGGCACGAACATCTATCCCAAGGAGGTCGAGGACGTGCTGGCCGCGCATCCGGCCGTGCGCGAGGTCATCGCCTTCGGCCTGCCCGACAGTGAATGGGGCGAGTCGGTCGCCGTCGCTCTGGTGACGGAAGCGGGCATGACCGAGGCGGCCGTGCTCGATTTCTGCCGCGACCACCTCGCGCGCTTCAAGAAACCGAAGCACGTCTTCTTCCTCGAAGAGCTGCCGAAGAACGCCTACGGCAAGGTGCTGCGCCGCACCTTGCGCGAGCGGTTCGCGGCGGGGACGTAG